A genomic window from Elaeis guineensis isolate ETL-2024a chromosome 3, EG11, whole genome shotgun sequence includes:
- the LOC105041551 gene encoding protein PLANT CADMIUM RESISTANCE 2-like translates to MDPSKAEGYHTPPSPSPATAPSLATAIPATSLNQVYPPSCPAPATLQVQSKLPTPWSTGLFDCCDDVGNCCVTCFCPCVTFGQVAEIVDQGSISCAASGALYALIFCVTGCNCLYSCFYRSKMRGQFFLEESPCADCLVHCCCEMCALCQEYRELKCRGFDLHSGREGNLGRQSATLPPVIEGGMSR, encoded by the exons ATGGATCCCTCCAAAGCAGAAGGGTATCACACACCGCCTTCTCCTTCACCGGCGACCGCTCCATCCCTTGCCACGGCCATCCCAGCAACTTCACTTAATCAAGTCTACCCTCCAAGCTGCCCTGCCCCCGCCACCCTTCAGGTCCAATCTAAATTGCCCACCCCTTGGTCCACCGGCCTCTTCGACTGCTGCGACGACGTCGGCAACT GTTGTGTGACCTGCTTCTGTCCCTGTGTCACATTTGGTCAGGTTGCCGAGATCGTGGACCAAGGATCGATCT CGTGTGCGGCAAGCGGAGCGTTATATGCGCTGATATTTTGTGTTACCGGGTGCAATTGCCTCTACTCTTGCTTCTACCGATCAAAGATGAGAGGGCAGTTCTTCCTGGAGGAGAGCCCCTGTGCTGACTGCCTTGTCCACTGCTGCTGTGAGATGTGTGCGCTGTGCCAGGAGTATAGAGAGCTCAAGTGCCGTGGATTCGACTTGCACTCCG GGCGGGAAGGTAACTTGGGAAGGCAGAGTGCCACCTTACCGCCAGTCATTGAAGGAGGCATGAGTCGTTAA